A window of Campylobacter pinnipediorum subsp. pinnipediorum contains these coding sequences:
- the moaC gene encoding cyclic pyranopterin monophosphate synthase MoaC — protein MMLTHIDENNRPKMVDVSQKDITKRVATASGVIQMSKEAFEAVKNNTGKKGPVAQTAVVAAIMGAKKTSELIPMCHPLNILGVKCDIVQLSDIYAYKLFVTVTIDGKTGVEMEALTSVSIGLLTIYDMIKAIDKSMVISDIMLESKSGGKSGEYTRL, from the coding sequence ATTATGCTAACACATATAGATGAAAACAATCGTCCAAAAATGGTAGATGTAAGTCAAAAAGATATTACAAAAAGAGTGGCTACGGCTAGTGGTGTTATACAAATGAGCAAAGAGGCTTTTGAGGCTGTAAAAAACAATACCGGTAAAAAGGGGCCAGTTGCCCAAACAGCTGTTGTTGCAGCTATAATGGGTGCAAAAAAGACAAGTGAACTTATACCGATGTGTCATCCTTTAAATATACTAGGCGTTAAGTGTGATATAGTACAATTAAGTGATATATATGCTTATAAACTTTTTGTTACTGTAACGATAGATGGAAAAACTGGTGTTGAGATGGAAGCATTGACTAGTGTGAGTATAGGACTTTTAACTATATATGATATGATAAAAGCGATAGATAAAAGCATGGTTATAAGTGATATTATGCTTGAAAGCAAGAGTGGAGGAAAAAGTGGTGAATATACTAGACTTTGA
- a CDS encoding DUF493 family protein yields the protein MNILDFDKQKAQILYPIFWEYKVIYDSEVDIDNKIKEILGKRDCLISFSKFSKDKKYKSYNLSVFVKNEAERLEVFSLLKKSAKYVL from the coding sequence GTGAATATACTAGACTTTGATAAACAAAAAGCACAGATACTTTACCCAATTTTTTGGGAGTATAAGGTTATATATGATTCTGAGGTTGATATTGACAATAAAATAAAAGAGATTTTGGGCAAGAGAGATTGTTTGATAAGCTTTTCAAAATTTAGTAAAGATAAAAAATATAAAAGCTATAATCTTAGTGTTTTTGTAAAAAATGAAGCAGAGCGACTTGAAGTATTTTCTTTGCTTAAAAAAAGTGCGAAATATGTTCTTTAA
- the ruvX gene encoding Holliday junction resolvase RuvX gives MNDEKFVAIDIGLKRIGLAFGFKGVVVPLTPILRKNRNQASRDISRVLGEYNADILVVGVPIGGSSEDEMRRRILHFVSLLDFDGKIIYQDESFSSFEAADFVKDKRDGKLDSMAALIILKRYLQIPA, from the coding sequence ATGAACGATGAAAAATTTGTAGCTATAGATATCGGATTAAAGCGTATAGGATTAGCTTTTGGGTTTAAAGGTGTAGTTGTTCCGCTTACACCTATACTTAGGAAAAATCGTAACCAAGCATCAAGAGATATCAGTAGGGTTTTGGGTGAATATAATGCTGATATTTTGGTCGTTGGCGTGCCTATTGGTGGGAGTAGTGAAGATGAAATGAGAAGAAGGATATTGCATTTTGTATCTTTGCTTGATTTTGATGGAAAGATTATATATCAAGATGAATCGTTTAGTAGCTTTGAGGCTGCTGATTTTGTAAAAGATAAAAGAGATGGTAAGCTTGATAGTATGGCCGCACTAATAATACTAAAAAGATATTTGCAAATACCTGCATAA